In Pogoniulus pusillus isolate bPogPus1 chromosome 41, bPogPus1.pri, whole genome shotgun sequence, a genomic segment contains:
- the IL12RB1 gene encoding LOW QUALITY PROTEIN: interleukin-12 receptor subunit beta-1 (The sequence of the model RefSeq protein was modified relative to this genomic sequence to represent the inferred CDS: deleted 1 base in 1 codon): MELLLHPGLAQPTGFWGVGSLQPLLSCAGTATAPGFSCWKQCQSRSFLCSWPPLGPIGNTSYLLTFCYTPPKPCQEFKVGTNTTYKLSHHRVYIFINATAWVEGRWGNHTHRTPNITLYLNEAVKLDPPPAEMSFNRTGGQLWLQMPRPPCQRSGQPLQREARFQRPGDRGWTQVTCEAVMGKDDDSVTCALGQNSTFEVQLRHKLPYWSSYWSNWSSSIFIPEEIQESPVLSYQLGKLGRNGQRVLRLDWQQAPKEQGDVTYTLRAHMPACRCTKLVEDDVVVLREVTMHNLTLSGAEYQIVLTAANAAGPGPQQQIRVPAEEHADFGFEDISVEGGTVTAQWEAPSPGSVYCFEQQALPGEPKQGSCIQRDFPAGSVHVERGALEVPACHRLAVHGWAPEQGWATFALRHHYASNASLAVPIRINASTGDATTIVLQWSPPSRATCPGTTAKYLICHMAKGDNVTYAEVEAAVSHHTLQNLRPGTAYRVAVQEVTAESRRTCGTWWHFQTKALGPQGAAWKSNMKYMGISLSLPIMAIIYQMIKKRAYQLLFPPLPKPMDTKAIQFFTSEISQSQPGPGFVEPSERFSPVELLMPEPNPSKELLMPEPNPSKELLMPEPNPSEELLMPEPNPSKELLMPEPNPSEELLMPEPNPSKELLMLEPNPSKELLMPEPNPGKEMTNTSTWPGTPQPGPTAEELVALCPPGCEQELPFAYRRQEVLCPEALSPPSSISCISHVPNEEEEKEEEGKWGLHQPLIPITLLISNKPIIIRNEEGQDPSQELVPQPVLDQGQQGWMAGEGQGHAMGC, from the exons atggagctgctgctccatcctggccttgctcAACCCACTGGGTTTTGG GGTGTGGGATCTCTCCAACCACTGCTCTCTTGTGCAGGTACCGCCACGGCCCCTGGATTCTCCTGCTGGAAGCAATGCCAGTCCCGCTcattcctctgctcctggccacCCCTAGGCCCCATTGGCAACACCTCCTACCTGCTGACCTTCTG CTACACACCACCCAAGCCATGCCAGGAGTTCAAGGTGGGCACGAACACTACGTACAAGCTGAGTCATCATCGTGTttacatcttcatcaatgccactGCCTGGGTGGAGGGGCGCTGGGGGAACCACACTCACAGGACCCCCAACATCACACTGTACCTCAATGAGGCCG TCAAGCTGGATCCACCTCCTGCTGAGATGTCCTTCAACAGGACTGGTGGGCAACTATGGCTGCAGATGCCAAGGCCACCATGCCAGCGCAGCGGCCAGCCACTGCAGCGGGAGGCTCGCTTCCAGAGGCCAGGTGACCGTGGCTGGACACAG GTGACGTGTGAGGCAGTGATGGGCAAGGATGATGACTCAG TGACCTGCGCCCTGGGGCAGAACAGTACCTTTGAGGTCCAGCTCCGACACAAGCTCCCATACTGGAGCAGCTACTGGAGCAACTGGAGCAGTTCCATCTTTATCCCCgagg AAATCCAGGAGAGTCCAGTGCTGAGCTACCAGctgggaaagctggggagaaacGGGCAGCGGGTGCTGAGGCTGGACTGGCAG CAAGCCCccaaggagcagggagatgTCACCTACACACTGCGTGCCCACATGCCAGCGTGCCGCTGCACCAAGCTGGTTGAGGACGACgtcgtggtgctgagggaggtgacaATGCACAACCTCACCCTCTCTGGGGCAGAGTACCAAATCGTGCTGACGGCTGCCAACGCCGCCGGGCCAGGCCCACAGCAGCAGATCCGTGTGCCAGCAGAGGAGCATGCAG ATTTTGGCTTCGAGGACATCAGCGTGGAGGGTGGCACAGTGACGGCACAGTGGGAAGCACCAAGCCCTGGCTCTGTCTACTGCTttgagcagcaggcactgcctggaGAGCCAAAACAAGGCAGCTGCATCCAGCGGGATTTCCCAGCCGGGAGCGTCCACGTGGAGAGAG GAGCACTGGAAGTGCCAGCATGTCACCGCCTGGCAGTGCACGGCTGGGCCccggagcagggctgggcaacCTTCGCCCTGCGGCACCACTATGCCAGCAACG CCTCACTGGCCGTGCCCATCCGCATCAATGCCAGCACTGGGGATGCCACCACCATCGTCCTGCAGTGGAGCCCACCCTCCCGTGCCACCTGTCCTGGGACAACAGCCAAGTACCTCATCTGCCACATGGCCAAGGGGGACAATGTGACGT ATGCCGAAGTGGAGGCTGCGGTGTCTCACCACACCCTCCAAAACCTACGGCCCGGCACAGCCTACAGGGTGGCTGTTCAAGAGgtgacagcagagagcagaaggacctgtggcacttggtggcactTCCAGACCAAGGCACTGG GTCCTCAGGGAGCAGCATGGAAATCCAACATGAAGTACATGggcatctccctcagtctccccaTCATGGCCATCATCTACCAGATGATCAAAAAGAG GGCTTACCAGCTCCTTTTCCCACCCCTGCCCAAGCCCATGGACACGAAAGCCATCCAGTTCTTCACCAGTGAAATAAGCCAG AGCCAGCCCGGGCCAGGCTTTGTGGAGCCCTCAGAGAGGTTCAGCCCAGTTGAGCTGCTGATGCCAGAACCAAATcccagcaaggagctgctgatgcCAGAGCCAAATcccagcaaggagctgctgatgcCAGAGCCAAATCCCAGCGAGGAGCTGCTGATGCCAGAGCCAAATcccagcaaggagctgctgatgcCAGAGCCAAATCCCAGCGAGGAGCTGCTGATGCCAGAGCCAAATcccagcaaggagctgctgatgcTAGAGCCAAATcccagcaaggagctgctgatgcCAGAGCCAAATCCTGGCAAGGAGATGACCAACACCAGCACATGGCCTGGCACACCTCAGCCTGGTCCCACAGCTGAAGAACTGGTGGCGTTGTGCCCGCCGGGATGCGAGCAGGAGCTGCCCTTTGCCTACCgcaggcaggaggtgctgtGCCCAGAGGCTTTGTCACCACCCAGCAGCATCAGCTGCATCAGCCACGTGCCCAacgaggaggaagagaaggaagaggagggaaagtgGGGCCTCCACCAGCCACTGATTCCCATCACCCTTCTCATCTCCAACAAACCCATCATCATCAGGAATGAGGAAGGACAGGACCCATCACAGGAGTTAGTGCCACAACCAGTGCTGGACCAGGGGCAGCAGGGATGGATGgcaggagagggacaggggcATGCCATGGGATGCTGA